CAAAGCCAGATCGCTAAAATCCCTGACGCGATGCCAATGGACGCGGCATCGTTGCTGTCTTGCGGGGTCGTCACCGGGGTTGGCGCTGTGGTCAACACGGCCAAGGTGCGTCCTGGGCAGAACGTGGTTGTAATCGGGGCAGGTGGCGTAGGATTGAATGCGATCCAAGGCGCAGCCATTTCGGGCGCAGCGCGGATCATCGCTGTTGATATGACCGCCGAAAAGCTGGAAGTCGCCAAAGAGTTCGGCGCGACCGATGGCGTTCTGGCCACTGATCCGAAGCCATGGGCGCAGGTGGCCGAGATCACCGGCGGTCGCATGGCTGATGCGGTGATGGTCACGGTCGGCGCGATCCCAGCCTTCGAGAGTGCGCCGCGCTTCCTTGGATCGGGTGGGAACATGTATCTTGTAGGCATGCCCCATTCAGGCCAGACAGCCAGCTACGAGCCCGTGATCTTCGGCGCGTTGGCTCAAGGGATGAAAGGCACAAAGATGGGCGATGTCGTGCTGAAGCGCGACATCCCTTGGCTGGTGGACCTTTACAGTCAGGGACGCCTGAAACTTGACGAACTGGTCTCCGGCCGCTGGTCGCTTGACCAGATCAACGAGGCGATTACCGACACGCGCTCCGGCGCGGCACGTCGCAATGTGATTATGTTCAAATGAAACTCCAGAACCTTCAGATCATCGTAACATCCCCTCCGGCGCCGGGCTGGGGCGGGCAATATTGGATTTTCGTCAAGCTGACGACAGCCTGCGGCATTGAAGGCATTGGAGAGGTTTACGCCTCCGCTGTTGGACCTGACGCAATGCGCGCGGTGATCGAGGATGTCTTCGGGCGGCACATGGAGGGGGAAAACCCCGAGAACGTCGAGTTGATGTTCCGCCGCGTGTATTCTTCCGGCTTCACTCAAAGGCCGGACCCGACTGTGATGGGCGCGTTTTCCGGTTTGGAAATGGCATGCTGGGATATCCTTGGCAAAGCGCGTGACCGGCCGGTATGGGCCTTGCTTGGCGGCAAGATGAACCCGAAAATCCGCGCTTATACCTATCTTTACCCGCTGCCCCATCATGATTTGACCGAGTTCTGGACCTCGCCCGAAATGGCGGCAGAGGCAGCCGTGGACGCGGTCAATCGCGGCTATACTGCGGTGAAATTCGATCCTGCCGGTCCCTATACGATCCACTCCGGCCATCAGCCCGCGATGTTCGACATCTCGCTCTCTGTGGCATTTTGCAAAGCCATTCGCGAGGCCGTCGGCGACCGCGCGGATTTGCTGTTCGGCACGCATGGGCAGTTCAACACATCGGGTGCGATCCGTCTGGGGCAAGCGATAGAACCCTATTCACCCCTATGGTTCGAAGAGCCGTTGCCACCGGACAACCCACTGGAATTCGCTGAGGTCGCAAAGGCCGTGCGCATCCCAATTGCGGCGGGCGAACGCCTCACGACAAAGGCAGAGTTCGCAACCTTGCTGCGCACCGGCGGGGTAAAAATCCTTCAACCTGCTTTGGGTCGGGCAGGTGGCATTTGGGAGATGAAGAAGCTCGCCGGATTGGCCGAAGTCTTCAACGCTGAAATGGCCCCGCACCTCTACGCGGGGCCCGTCGAGTGGGCAGCGAATATCCATCTGGCGACGTCGATCCCCAACTTGCTGATGTGCGAGACCATTGAGACGCAGTTCCATGCGGATCTGATCGGCAGCGCATTGAAGGTCGAGAACGGCTACATCACGCCGCCGGAAGCGCCCGGTTTAGGTGTCGTGTTGAACGAGGAACTGGCGTTGCAAAATCCGTTCACCGGCACGGGGCTGCATTTGCAGATGCAGGAAGAGCCCTGCGACTACCAAAATGGTAATGCATTCGCCGGTGGGGCACCGCTCAAGGCTTAGAGTTTTCGTGCTCCAAGCGCTGCTTTGCAATGGTTTCGTTCTGCTCGGCTTTCAGGCTGTCCGACAGGCTTGCTTCGACATAGTTCAGATGCGCCTCCACAGCGGCACGGGCGCCGTCTTCGTCGCGGGCAAGAAGGGCTGTGTTGATGGCGCGGTGCTGTTCCAGCAACGTGTCGCGGGTGGTGCGTTGTTTGAACATCATCTGGCGGTTGTAGAACACGCCTTCGCGCAGCATCTGGAACATCGCGCGCATCATGTGCAGCATGATGACGTTGTGGCTGGCCTCAATAATCGCAAGGTGAAATTCGGCGTCAAGTTGCGCTTCTTCTGCGGGGTTCCGTTTGGCATGAGCGACCTCCATCTTGCGGTAGATGGTGTCGACCACTTTCAGATCGGTATCCGACCCCAGCCGCGCTGCACGGGCAGCTGCTAGCCCCTCCAGATCGCGGCGGAAGGATATATAGTCAAAGACGGCTTCCTCATGGTCTGCGAACAACTGTACCAAAGCGTCTGAAAAGGCGGCACCAACCACTTCGGCGACATAGATTCCAGCACCTGCTTTTGTCGCCAGAAGCCCGCGCTCTTGCAGGTTGGCGACGGCCTCCCGCAGCGACGGGCGCGAGACCCCCATCTTGTCGGCGAGTTCGCGTTCTGACGGTAGTCGCTCGCCAGGTTTGAGAATGCCGCGCAGGATAAGAAGCTCAATCTGGCGCACAACGGCGTTCGATAGTTTTTCAGCTTCGATTTTTTTGAACGGCATGAATTCACCCTTTGAATTGGTAAATTTATATGACCAACCAAGGCGTTTCACAACAAAAAACGGCCCCGGATCAGGGGGCCGTTCTATGCTTGATGTTCGAAATCCTAAGCCGCGTTAGGGCGGATCACGATATCAACGCGGCGGTTTTGGGCGCGACCTTCCTCGGTCACGTTCGACGCGACAGGGCGCGTTTCGCCTTGCCCGTAGGACCGGATGCGCGACGGGGTGACGCCCGCATCCTCAAGGGTAAAGGCCACGGCTTGCGCGCGACGTTCCGACAGTTCGTAGTTGTAGCTGTCCGAGCCGGTGTCATCGGTGTGGCCGACAATGTTGACCGTCGTGTCGGGGTAGTCTTGCAAATTACCAGCGAGTGCGCGCAGGTCTGCCTGAAGATCATAACGCAGGTCAGAGCTGTTCACGGCAAACAGCAAGTCTTGCGGCATGGTGATCCGCAGCTCGTCGCCCGTGTTGACGATATCGATGTTTTCGTTCGGGATGTCGCGGCGCAAATCTTCGGCCTGCTTGTCCAGCTGGTGTCCAATCACGCCACCGGCTGCAGCACCAATGCCTGCGCCGACAATGCCCTTAAGCAGCTTGTTGTCATCACTGGATGCGCCAATCAGCCCGCCGACTGCGCCACCGATGATGGCGCCGGTTTGGGACTTGTTGGCTTGTGAAATGCTATCTGTAGTACATGCGCTGACAGCAAGCGAAACAGCCGCAAGGGCTGCGATAGGTTTGATCGTCATGGTACCTGCCTCGGTATGTGGGTCCCGCCTTTTCGGCGTGGGTTATGGGCAGATATTAGGCCAAATAGACGCGTCTGTTAAGGGGGAAGCGTTGGCCGGCGGAAACATGCCGCCGGCCTGTTCGTTTAGGAGTAGGGGCGAATGATAATTTCGACCCTACGGTTCTGTGCGCGGCCAGCGCTGCTGTCGTTCGACGCGATCGGCTGGCTTTCACCTTGGCCGCTGGTGCGCAGGCGTGCGCCCGAGACCCCGGCGTTGCGGAGCACGAAGGATACGGCTTCGGCGCGTCGCTCGGAGAGGTTCTGGTTGTAAGACGCATCGCCGGTGCTGTCGGTGTGGCCAACAATGATCACATCGCTGTTCGGGTAGTCATTCAGGTTGCCCGCAACGGCACGCAGATCGGCCTGAAGGTCTGGACGCAGGCGCGTGCTGTCCGTCGCAAATAGCAAGTCCTGGGGCAGCGTGACCCGCAATTCAGAGCCGGTATTCACCACGCCCACATTGTCGTTGCCAATGTCGCGGCGCAGATCATCGGCCTGTTTGTCCAGCTCGTTGCCGATGGCACCACCCACAGCGCCGCCGATGGCAGCACCGATGATGCCGCGCTCCAGCTTGTTGTCGGAAGTGGAGTTCGCACCCAACGCGCCACCGATGGCAGCGCCGATCAATGCGCCGTTCTTGGTGCGTTGGTTAGGAGTTGATGCCTCACAGCCAGCAAGGATCATCGCGGCGGCAGGCAGAGCAAGTAAAATAGGTTTCATGGATACAAGTCCTCTCTTGGCCGCACAGATGCGGCGCTTATGTTACTAACGTCGGCACTGCTGCATTTGTTTCAAGAGGACAGAATAAATCTCCGGCAGGTTCCCGCCGGAGATGTCACGGTATTGAAATACTTGGCGGTCAGGCTGCTGGTTACATGTCCGTTTTTGCGGCTTCATAAGCGAGCATGGCACGTTTGACGGGCAAGCCCCAATGATAGCCCCCAAGGCCGCCTGATTTGCGCAACGCGCGGTGGCAGGGGATAAGCCAGCTGATCGGGTTGCGCCCAACGGCGGTGCCGACCGCACGCACAGCCTTCTTGTGGCCCACTGTGCTCGCAATCTCCGAATAGGTGGTGACATGGCCGGTCGGGACGGCGAGCAAAGCCTCCCAAACCTTGATCTGAAAGGGCGCGCCGATCAGGTAAAGCGGCGGTTGCTCTGCACCGGCCGCATCCGCACCGAACGCGGCCATCGCCCAAGGGCGTAGCATCATCGGGTCCTCGACATAGGTCGCTTTGGGCCAGCGCCCGACCAGATCCTCCATCGCGGCGGCCTCGCCGGTTTCTGCGCCGAACGCGATGCCGCATATGCCCTTATCGGTCCCCATGACCAAAGCAGGTCCAAAGGGGCTTTCGAACCACCCCCAGAAAATTGTCAGACCCTCACCCTTACGGGCGAATTCGCCGGGGCTCATCGCCTCCCATTTGACAAACAAATCATGCAAGCGTCCGCTTCCTGAAAGCCCCACGGCGCCGGAGGTTTCCAGCATGGTGAACCGTTCCTCAAGCAGCGATTTTGCATGTCCGAGGCGCAGATATTGCTGCAGGCGGCCCGGCGAAACACCAGCCCATTTACTAAAAACCCTTTGAAAATGCGCAGAGCTCATTTGCATCTCTTGCGCCAGCTGGTCGAGCGAAAGGGGCCCGTCTTGATGTTGGTCAATCGCTTCGATGGCGCGTTTCACCAGACCGTAGTGATAGCTGGCTTCCGCGCGGGCAGCGTGGTCATGGGCGGTGATATGATCTGGGTTATGTTCCATGCACCCAATCTACGGTGCGAAATCAATCCTATCGACCCGCTTTTTGCGCTTTCTGAAAAGGGGCGCCGTTATCGTCGCCGATTGCCCGGTTCGGTGACGATCATGCTGGCCAAATCCAGCCCAAGTCCCTGCGCCTCCCACGGTTGGAGACAGCCTGTTGCAGGCCGGGTATGTACCGTGCGGTCAATGGCCAGCTTTCCAAGCTCGTCGGCGGCCTCGTCATCAAGGCAATCCGTCGCTTCCGGGGTCATTTGAAAGCTCTCCACCCAAAAGCCGTTTGCACGGATAACCTGCGGGCTGTTCAACACCAGCAGAGAACAGGACGTGGCACCGGGCGCGAGAGGCGCGAAGTGACCGGTCGCAGCCTCTAGATCGCAAGCCTCCGCAAGGACTGTGTCCAACCCAAAGTTCAACTGTATTTGCCAGCCGCACAGCAGGACACGATGGCGGGCAGCCAAAACGGTGACGGGCTGTTTGCGGCGGTCTGCGATAGGGCGTGGCGCCAGCCTGACTGCGGCGACGTCTTCAGGCGCATGACGCAGGCAGTCGCGCCCGATCCAGCGCACAGGTTGGAAGTCGCCCTGATAGGTTAGAACCCGATCGCCCGCACGAAGCCATTCCACGGGAATGTCGCCCTCATCACATGTAATCAGGGTGCCTGCGCCGAAACCCGATATTGGCAAACGCGCAGCCGCCGAGGGCCGGAAAAGACCTTCAGGCTCCATCGCGTCGGGTTTACGTAGTTCTGCCATCTCTACTCAATTAAGTTCGTGACAGGTCTGAATGCCGCCAAAAGGGTAAAGCGCCGCTGAATTGCGCCGCGACCTGTTTGTAAAACTTGAAAGAGTTGGCAGCCTCTTGCCCGCGCGAAGGCGACGGGGCATACCGCGCACATGACCACGCCCGCCAAACAGCTCGATTACCACACGATCCACGAGATTTTCTCGCGCTTCGCTGCGTCTGACCCCGAGCCCAAGGGCGAGTTGAACCACGTCAATGCCTACACCTTGGTTGTCGCTGTGGCACTTTCCGCGCAAGCGACCGATATCGGAGTGAACAAGGCGACCGAAAAGCTGTTCCAGATCGCCGACACCCCCCAGAAGATGCTGGATTTGGGCGAGGACGGGCTGATCGAGCACATCAAGACCATCGGCCTGTTCCGCAACAAGGCCAAAAACGTCATGAAGCTGAGCCGGATACTGGTGGACGAATATGACGGCGTGGTGCCGTCATCGCGCGCGGCACTCGTGTCGCTTCCCGGCGTTGGTCGCAAAACCGCCAATGTGGTGTTGAATATGTGGTGGCACTACCCGTCGCAGGCCGTGGACACTCATATCTTTCGCGTCGGCAACCGCACCGGCATCTGCCCCGGCAAGAATGTCGATGTCGTCGAACGCGCAATCGAGGACAACATCCCCGTTGAGTTCCAACAACATGCGCACCACTGGCTGATCCTGCACGGGCGCTACGTTTGCAAAGCCCGCAAGCCCGTCTGTAACAACTGCATCATCCGCGATCTCTGCACCTCTGAGGACAAAAACTATGAGTAAGAAATTCCAAGTCGTCGGCATCGGCAACGCTATGGTCGACGTGCTGTCCTCCACCTCTGACGCCTTTCTGGCCGATAATGGCATCGAAAAAGGCATTATGCAGCTCACCGATCGTGCGCGCGGCGTGGAGCTGTATGGCCTCATCGGGCCAGCCAAGGAAATCTCCGGCGGATCGGCTGCCAACACCATTGCGGGCATCGCCCATCTGGGCGGAGACACGGCCTATGTTGGCAAGGTTAAGGACGACCAGCTTGGCGCTATCTTTGCTCACGACTTGCGGGCGCAAGGTGCGGTCTACGAGACTCCGCTCGCACCTGCGTCGCACGAGGCCGAAACTGGCCGCTGCATCGTTCTGGTGACCCCGGATGGGGAGCGGTCGATGAACACCTACCTCGGTGTGACCGAGTTCCTTGGACCCGAGGATATCGACGACGCGCAGATGGCGCAGGCTGAATGGATTTATCTTGAAGGCTATCGCTTCGATGGCCCGCAATCTGTCGCCGCGTTTGATAAGGCGATTGCCGCCTGTACAGGGGCCGGTGGCCGTGTATCGCTGACCTTGTCTGACCCGTTTTGCGTGGGCCGTCACCGCGAAGCGTTCCGTGCACTGATCCAAAACCACATAGATCTTTTGTTCTGCAACCGCGCGGAAATGCTGTCGATGTATGAGACGGATGACTTCGACGTCGCCTTGGCCAGAGCCGCCTCCGAGGTCGAAATCGTCGCCTGCACAGATGGTGAGGACGGCGCGCATGTGCTGTCGCACGGCCAGCGCTGGCACGCGCCGGCCATGCCGGTGCAGATCGTTGATGCAACGGGCGCGGGTGATTTGTTCGCTGGTGCGTTTCTTTGGGCGCTTACCAACGGGCACGACTTGGCGACCTGCGGGCGCATGGGATGCGTCGCGGCGTCCGAGGTTATATCGCACATAGGAGCGCGGCCCGAGGCCGATCTGAAGGCCTTGTTCAAGCAGCAAGGTTTGCTCTGAAACCCGAAAGCGCGCGCCTCGGACGATAACCGGGCGCCGCGCATTGTCAGCCCTACCGCATCGAAGCGCGGTTCTAGCGGTGTTCAGGCGCGCTTTAGTGTCGAGACAGAGAACAACTCGGAGGGGTGGAGCACCAAATCCAGCCCCAGCTTCAGGCAGACCCCGAGAACGAGCAACGCCAACAGAATGCGGAGCTGTTCAGCTTTCAGCCGCAGGCCGATACGAGCACCGATCTGTGCGCCGACCACGCCGCCTACGAGCAGCAAAACAGCCAGCATAGTATCGACCGTGTGGCTGTTATAGGCGTGCATCATCGTGGTGTAGGCCGATACGAAGAGGATTTGGAAGAGCGAGGTGCCGACCACGACTTTGGTGGGCATTCCCAGGATATAGATCATCGCAGGTACGACAACGAAACCGCCACCGACGCCCATAATTGCTGAAAGCACACCCACAAAGAAGCCGACAAGTAAGGGTGGGAAAATCGAAATATAGAGGCCTGACGAGCGAAAGCGCATTCGCAACGGCATGGCATGAACCCAACCGCCGCCGGCGCGCTTGCGTTTTGGCCTGGGGCCTTGCGCCTTTGATTTGCGTATGGCGTTCAGGCTTTCGATGAACATCAACGCGCCGATCAACCATAGGAACACGACGTAAAAGAGATTGACCAGAAGGTCGACCTGCCCAAGCTCAAGCAACATACTGAATATGTAGACGCCAACCGTTGAGCCTGCGAGGCCGCCGATCATTAACGCCGTGCCCATCGGAAAATCGACCGTTCGGCGGCGGATATGCGTCAGGATCGCTGAGAACGACGATGCGACGATTTGGTTGGCCGATGTGGCGACGGCGACAGCGGGTGGTATTCCAATGAAGAACAGGAGCGGCGTAATCAGGAAACCGCCGCCCACCCCGAACATGCCCGAGAGCAGACCGACAATCAGTCCGATAGACAAAAGAAGCGGACCGTTCACCGAAACTTCGGCTATGGGCAGATATATTTCCATTGGTCCCGAACTTGCGGCGTTGGATGCATGTCGCACCTACGCCCAAGCCATCACAGGATCAAGTGGCCGGGTCGACCTTGCCGGACACTTAGTCGCCCAGCTTGGCGTGCACTTCGTCCAAGTCGATCTCCCCGATGGGCATCTTGTTGCCCGGGTTCTCGAAGTCATATTTGAACAGGTTGAAGTCACGCTTGTAGATCTCATAGACCAGATGCATCGACAGGTCGTCGAAGTAGTCTTCGATCGGGTGGGCGCGTTTCGGGCCGTGGCCTTCGCTTTCGTTGAAACGCGGGATCGTCGCCACATCCACCTTATGCTTGGTCTCCACAGCATCCATC
Above is a window of Litoreibacter janthinus DNA encoding:
- a CDS encoding FadR/GntR family transcriptional regulator is translated as MPFKKIEAEKLSNAVVRQIELLILRGILKPGERLPSERELADKMGVSRPSLREAVANLQERGLLATKAGAGIYVAEVVGAAFSDALVQLFADHEEAVFDYISFRRDLEGLAAARAARLGSDTDLKVVDTIYRKMEVAHAKRNPAEEAQLDAEFHLAIIEASHNVIMLHMMRAMFQMLREGVFYNRQMMFKQRTTRDTLLEQHRAINTALLARDEDGARAAVEAHLNYVEASLSDSLKAEQNETIAKQRLEHENSKP
- a CDS encoding sulfite exporter TauE/SafE family protein; translation: MEIYLPIAEVSVNGPLLLSIGLIVGLLSGMFGVGGGFLITPLLFFIGIPPAVAVATSANQIVASSFSAILTHIRRRTVDFPMGTALMIGGLAGSTVGVYIFSMLLELGQVDLLVNLFYVVFLWLIGALMFIESLNAIRKSKAQGPRPKRKRAGGGWVHAMPLRMRFRSSGLYISIFPPLLVGFFVGVLSAIMGVGGGFVVVPAMIYILGMPTKVVVGTSLFQILFVSAYTTMMHAYNSHTVDTMLAVLLLVGGVVGAQIGARIGLRLKAEQLRILLALLVLGVCLKLGLDLVLHPSELFSVSTLKRA
- the nth gene encoding endonuclease III codes for the protein MTTPAKQLDYHTIHEIFSRFAASDPEPKGELNHVNAYTLVVAVALSAQATDIGVNKATEKLFQIADTPQKMLDLGEDGLIEHIKTIGLFRNKAKNVMKLSRILVDEYDGVVPSSRAALVSLPGVGRKTANVVLNMWWHYPSQAVDTHIFRVGNRTGICPGKNVDVVERAIEDNIPVEFQQHAHHWLILHGRYVCKARKPVCNNCIIRDLCTSEDKNYE
- a CDS encoding OmpA family protein, with protein sequence MTIKPIAALAAVSLAVSACTTDSISQANKSQTGAIIGGAVGGLIGASSDDNKLLKGIVGAGIGAAAGGVIGHQLDKQAEDLRRDIPNENIDIVNTGDELRITMPQDLLFAVNSSDLRYDLQADLRALAGNLQDYPDTTVNIVGHTDDTGSDSYNYELSERRAQAVAFTLEDAGVTPSRIRSYGQGETRPVASNVTEEGRAQNRRVDIVIRPNAA
- a CDS encoding mandelate racemase/muconate lactonizing enzyme family protein; translated protein: MKLQNLQIIVTSPPAPGWGGQYWIFVKLTTACGIEGIGEVYASAVGPDAMRAVIEDVFGRHMEGENPENVELMFRRVYSSGFTQRPDPTVMGAFSGLEMACWDILGKARDRPVWALLGGKMNPKIRAYTYLYPLPHHDLTEFWTSPEMAAEAAVDAVNRGYTAVKFDPAGPYTIHSGHQPAMFDISLSVAFCKAIREAVGDRADLLFGTHGQFNTSGAIRLGQAIEPYSPLWFEEPLPPDNPLEFAEVAKAVRIPIAAGERLTTKAEFATLLRTGGVKILQPALGRAGGIWEMKKLAGLAEVFNAEMAPHLYAGPVEWAANIHLATSIPNLLMCETIETQFHADLIGSALKVENGYITPPEAPGLGVVLNEELALQNPFTGTGLHLQMQEEPCDYQNGNAFAGGAPLKA
- a CDS encoding alcohol dehydrogenase catalytic domain-containing protein, whose amino-acid sequence is MTKIKAAVCHEFGAPLRIEEVELRAPQAGEVEVDLEACAICFSDISYLDGGWGGNLPAVYGHEAAGRVSALGEGVRGLEVGDTVLVTLIRSCATCTPCASGVPTQCATPYDRMAGPLSMPDGSALEHGMACGAFAERAVVDQSQIAKIPDAMPMDAASLLSCGVVTGVGAVVNTAKVRPGQNVVVIGAGGVGLNAIQGAAISGAARIIAVDMTAEKLEVAKEFGATDGVLATDPKPWAQVAEITGGRMADAVMVTVGAIPAFESAPRFLGSGGNMYLVGMPHSGQTASYEPVIFGALAQGMKGTKMGDVVLKRDIPWLVDLYSQGRLKLDELVSGRWSLDQINEAITDTRSGAARRNVIMFK
- a CDS encoding methylated-DNA--[protein]-cysteine S-methyltransferase; its protein translation is MEHNPDHITAHDHAARAEASYHYGLVKRAIEAIDQHQDGPLSLDQLAQEMQMSSAHFQRVFSKWAGVSPGRLQQYLRLGHAKSLLEERFTMLETSGAVGLSGSGRLHDLFVKWEAMSPGEFARKGEGLTIFWGWFESPFGPALVMGTDKGICGIAFGAETGEAAAMEDLVGRWPKATYVEDPMMLRPWAMAAFGADAAGAEQPPLYLIGAPFQIKVWEALLAVPTGHVTTYSEIASTVGHKKAVRAVGTAVGRNPISWLIPCHRALRKSGGLGGYHWGLPVKRAMLAYEAAKTDM
- a CDS encoding OmpA family protein, whose amino-acid sequence is MKPILLALPAAAMILAGCEASTPNQRTKNGALIGAAIGGALGANSTSDNKLERGIIGAAIGGAVGGAIGNELDKQADDLRRDIGNDNVGVVNTGSELRVTLPQDLLFATDSTRLRPDLQADLRAVAGNLNDYPNSDVIIVGHTDSTGDASYNQNLSERRAEAVSFVLRNAGVSGARLRTSGQGESQPIASNDSSAGRAQNRRVEIIIRPYS
- a CDS encoding adenosine kinase; its protein translation is MSKKFQVVGIGNAMVDVLSSTSDAFLADNGIEKGIMQLTDRARGVELYGLIGPAKEISGGSAANTIAGIAHLGGDTAYVGKVKDDQLGAIFAHDLRAQGAVYETPLAPASHEAETGRCIVLVTPDGERSMNTYLGVTEFLGPEDIDDAQMAQAEWIYLEGYRFDGPQSVAAFDKAIAACTGAGGRVSLTLSDPFCVGRHREAFRALIQNHIDLLFCNRAEMLSMYETDDFDVALARAASEVEIVACTDGEDGAHVLSHGQRWHAPAMPVQIVDATGAGDLFAGAFLWALTNGHDLATCGRMGCVAASEVISHIGARPEADLKALFKQQGLL
- a CDS encoding Hint domain-containing protein, which codes for MAELRKPDAMEPEGLFRPSAAARLPISGFGAGTLITCDEGDIPVEWLRAGDRVLTYQGDFQPVRWIGRDCLRHAPEDVAAVRLAPRPIADRRKQPVTVLAARHRVLLCGWQIQLNFGLDTVLAEACDLEAATGHFAPLAPGATSCSLLVLNSPQVIRANGFWVESFQMTPEATDCLDDEAADELGKLAIDRTVHTRPATGCLQPWEAQGLGLDLASMIVTEPGNRRR